In Labrus mixtus chromosome 3, fLabMix1.1, whole genome shotgun sequence, a single window of DNA contains:
- the LOC132971836 gene encoding interferon-induced protein with tetratricopeptide repeats 1-like isoform X2: MSAAQSQTTLESLQCHFTWNLDRSRPKLLRLTDKMEDFSTEEGNQWLGHIYNLWGIIQYKLGLNEEAKSLFQKAAETLNKLRDADEGPWLVVNYGNLAWLHHHMGDQEESQAYLSKVDALMEKYPSPSQDDLHPEIYAEKAWTLMFFGEDMNLVVDYYEKAARMQPDMVDWNTSYVIWLKNAQNFSDPRLDPDLLEKMRQAKERDPENLHLAALYLEQRANEGENIRDEVCELAGNVSTLCCSGSGMWALLNLYVDHISVDEAIDLAEKVQKEHPDVRYLKRFVALCYRWRIVYKSSSSPEQSTVDRAIALHEELLSLYPHSSLKKETDLATIYAKSHHSKAKAEQIFQKLLKNEPAEPEDKQMLYSIYADHLYFNQNDSHGSTQYHMKAAAIPEISSFRKKSIRMLEKTIDRGIMCREIEEFLRNLQEPTQ, encoded by the coding sequence TGCTGCTCAGAGTCAAACCACACTGGAGTCCCTGCAGTGCCACTTCACCTGGAACCTGGACCGCAGCAGGCCGAAACTTTTACGTCTCACAGACAAGATGGAGGACTTCAGCACAGAGGAGGGAAATCAATGGCTGGGCCACATTTACAACCTGTGGGGGATCATTCAGTATAAACTGGGGTTAAATGAAGAGGCTAAGAGTTTGTTCCAGAAGGCTGCAGAGACCCTCAACAAGCTGAGAGATGCAGATGAGGGTCCTTGGTTAGTGGTGAACTACGGGAACCTGGCCTGGCTGCACCACCACATGGGAGATCAAGAGGAGAGTCAGGCTTACCTGTCAAAGGTTGATGCCCTGATGGAAAAATACCCATCTCCATCCCAGGACGACCTCCATCCAGAGATCTACGCTGAAAAGGCCTGGACCCTGATGTTCTTCGGAGAGGACATGAATCTGGTTGTTGATTACTACGAGAAAGCTGCCAGGATGCAGCCGGACATGGTGGATTGGAACACCAGCTATGTCATATGGTTAAAGAATGCCCAAAACTTCAGTGACCCAAGGCTGGACCCTGACCTGTTGGAGAAAATGAGACAAGCCAAGGAACGGGATCCAGAGAACTTGCACCTCGCTGCGCTCTACCTTGAACAACGGGCtaatgaaggagaaaacattCGAGATGAAGTCTGTGAGTTGGCTGGAAATGTGAGCACTCTGTGCTGCAGTGGCAGTGGCATGTGGGCCTTACTAAACCTTTACGTAGACCACATATCAGTTGATGAGGCCATTGATTTGGCAGAGAAAGTTCAGAAAGAACATCCAGATGTGCGTTATCTGAAGAGATTTGTTGCACTCTGCTACAGATGGAGGATCGTTTATAAAAGCAGTAGTTCCCCAGAACAAAGCACGGTGGACAGAGCAATCGCTCTCCAcgaggagctgctctctctttacCCTCACTCTTCACTCAAAAAGGAAACAGACCTCGCAACTATCTATGCAAAGTCACATCACAGCAAGGCCAAAGCTGAGCAGATATTTCAGAAACTGCTCAAAAATGAACCAGCAGaacctgaagacaaacagaTGCTTTACAGCATATATGCAGATCATTTATACTTTAATCAAAATGACTCCCACGGGTCGACACAGTATCACATGAAGGCAGCAGCAATACCAGAAATATCTTCCTTCCGTAAGAAAAGCATCAGAATGCTGGAGAAGACTATAGATAGAGGCATAATGTGCagagaaatagaggagtttCTCAGAAACCTGCAAGAGCCAACGCAGTAA
- the LOC132971836 gene encoding interferon-induced protein with tetratricopeptide repeats 1B-like isoform X1 has translation MKLHPADKESATPLSRTFKAATAHHVIHTRELKLERLYPQSNIKRKHLRGRNSRKMSAAQSQTTLESLQCHFTWDLDRSRPKLLRLTDKMEDFSTEEGNKWLGHSYNLWGFIQYKLGLNEEAKSLFQKAAETLNKLRDADEGPWLVVNYGNLAWLHHHMGDLEESQAYLSKVDTLMEKYPSPSQDDLHAEIYAEKAWTLMFLGEDKKLVVDYFEKAARMQPDMVEWNTSYVIWLKNAQNFSDPRLEPDLLRHEMRQAKERDPENLHLAALYLEQRANEGENIRDEVCELAGNVSTLCCSGSGMWALLNLYIDHISVDDAIDLAEKVLKEHPDVHYLKRCVAFCYRSRIVYKSRNDPDPEQSMMDRAIALHEELISLYPHSSLKKETDLAIIYAKSRHSKAKAEQIFQKLLKNEPAEPEDKQMLYSIYADHLYFNQKEHHGSTQYHMKAAAIPKKSYFRKKSIRMLEKTIDRGIMCREIKEFLRNLQEPTQ, from the exons ATGAAACTGCATCCTGCTGATAAGGAAAGTGCCACGCCTCTATCACGGACATTTAAAGCTGCTACTGCACATCACGTCATCCACACCAGAGAGCTGAAGCTGGAGCGACTGTACCCACAGAGCAACATCAAGAGGAAACatctgagaggaagaaacagcagaaagatgaG TGCTGCTCAGAGTCAAACCACACTGGAGTCCCTGCAGTGCCACTTCACCTGGGACCTGGACCGCAGCAGGCCGAAACTTTTACGTCTCACAGACAAGATGGAGGACTTCAGCACAGAGGAGGGAAATAAATGGCTGGGCCACAGTTACAACCTGTGGGGGTTCATTCAGTATAAACTGGGGTTAAATGAAGAGGCTAAGAGTTTGTTCCAGAAGGCTGCAGAGACCCTCAACAAGCTGAGAGATGCAGATGAGGGTCCTTGGTTAGTGGTGAACTACGGGAACCTGGCCTGGCTGCATCACCACATGGGAGATCTAGAGGAGAGTCAGGCTTACCTGTCAAAGGTTGATACCCTGATGGAAAAATACCCATCTCCATCCCAGGACGACCTCCATGCAGAGATCTACGCTGAAAAGGCCTGGACCCTGATGTTCTTAGGAGAGGATAAGAAGCTGGTTGTTGATTACTTTGAGAAAGCTGCCAGGATGCAGCCGGACATGGTGGAGTGGAACACCAGCTATGTCATATGGTTAAAGAACGCCCAAAACTTCAGTGACCCAAGGCTGGAACCTGACCTGTTGAGACATGAGATGAGACAAGCCAAGGAACGGGATCCAGAGAACTTGCACCTCGCTGCGCTCTACCTTGAACAACGGGCtaatgaaggagaaaacattCGAGATGAAGTCTGTGAGTTGGCTGGAAATGTGAGCACTCTGTGCTGCAGTGGCAGTGGCATGTGGGCCTTACTAAACCTTTACATAGACCACATATCTGTTGATGACGCCATTGATTTGGCAGAGAAAGTTCTGAAAGAACATCCAGATGTGCATTATCTGAAGAGATGTGTTGCGTTCTGCTACAGATCGAGGATCGTttataaaagcagaaatgacCCTGATCCAGAACAAAGCATGATGGACAGAGCAATCGCTCTCCACGAGGAGCTGATCTCTCTTTACCCTCACTCTTCACTCAAAAAGGAAACAGACCTCGCAATTATCTATGCAAAGTCACGTCACAGCAAGGCCAAAGCTGAGCAGATATTTCAGAAACTGCTCAAAAATGAACCAGCAGaacctgaagacaaacagaTGCTTTACAGCATATATGCAGATCATTTATACTTTAATCAAAAAGAGCACCACGGGTCGACACAGTATCACATGAAGGCAGCAGCAATACCAAAAAAATCCTACTTCCGTAAGAAAAGCATCAGAATGCTGGAGAAGACTATAGACAGAGGCATAATgtgcagagaaataaaagagtttctcaGAAACCTGCAAGAGCCAACGCAATAA